In Campylobacter massiliensis, the DNA window GGAAAATTTAACCGCACTTGGCAGCTTTGGTTTGCGAGCTAACAAGCCGTAAAAATAAGCAACCAAACGCGTAAAGGAGTTAAAACGGAGACTTTATTTACCTTTATTTTCGTCGGCGCATTTGTAGCGCTTTTTGCACTTCCGGCGGCTTCTAATCTTTTTGCGGCTTTGGGCGAAAAACCCGCCCGAAATTTAAGCGAGAATGCTCAAAACTCAGCCCAAAGCGAGCTTTCGCCCGAGCTAAAAGAGCTAGAAAACGAGCGCGTAAATTTAGTCGCCGCTATCAAAAAAGCAAATTTGATCGGCATTGGCGTCGGCATTTGCGCGGGCGCGGCGATAGCGTATCTTTTAGACGCGATTTTTGGCGTGATGCTTGGCGCTATCTCTTACGCCGCGACGACCAGCCTTTTGACTGCGTCTAAAAGGCGAGAATTTAGGGCAAATTTTAAACGCCAAATCATAGAAAATATCGTAAAAAAATACGGCCTTAGCTACGATAAAGACCGCGGACTGGGGCTTGATGATTTTTTTACTATTTATGATTGTACGGTACACCAGTGGAGCAGCGAGGATCTGGTGGAGGGCGATATAGATGGCGTTAGCGTCAAATTTAGCGACTTTTACGCCGCCAAAAAGGTGAAAAAGAAAAATAGCACCGAGACAGTCGTGCTATTTCGAGGCGTGCTTTTTAAGGCCGATTTTAACAAAACCTTAAGCTCCATAACTCAAATTTCGCATGTAAACTCAGGAAATTTAGCAATCTACGGCAAAAAGGCGAATATGGACGACGTGAGATTCGAGGAGATGTTTGACGTCTATACGACCGATCAGATCGGCGCTAGATACGCGCTTAGCCCGGCGCTAATGGAAAAATTTACCCAGCTTTGCCTAAGACTAGACGCGCCGGTAAACGCCGTTTTAAAGGGTAGCCAAATCTTCATCGCTGTAGAGACCTGGCGCGACGACTTTGAGCCGCAGCTTGGCAAATCGCTAATGGACGAAGCGACGCTAACTGCCTACGAGAGCGAGATAGAGAGCTTTACGCAGATAATAAAAGAGCTAAATTTAAACCGCAAAATTTGGTAAGTTTTACGAAAATTTAACTCGGTATAGCATAAATAATTTCTAAACGTCAAAGCGTTTTTGTGATATAATCTCTTTGCAAATCCACATAAAGGAGTCGTCATGAAAAAGTTGATTTTCACGATCTTTTTGGCGTGTTTGGCGCTGTCTTCGGCCCAGGCCGGCAAGAGCCATGGCGATGGAGCGCAGGCCGTGTCTAAAGGGCAGTGGGCTACGGCGGTGCAGCTTTTTACGAAAGGCTGCTATAGCGAGAATGACACCGCATCATGCAAAGATCTAGGCGAGATATATGAGTACGGCAGAGGCGGTGCGACTGATCAGCGCGTGAAAAAGGACGCTGCTCTATCAAAGCAAGCTTATGAAAGATGCTGCGAGAAAAGCAAAGGGCTCAGAAAAGACTGCTGCAAAAAAGTCGGCAAATAATCGCTGTATCTAAATAAATACGGCCGCTTGTAGGGCTAAATTTGACTTATCAAGCGGCTTTCAAATCCAATTATTATTTGGGCAACTCTAGCTCAAATTTATCAAATTTTACTTCTTTGGCACTATTTTTGTACGCCAACTTGTAAATCTTATATTCGAGAGCTTAAATTTGCCGACCTTTTGGGCCTTTACTCGGTTAAATTTTGCTCGGCGGCTTGAAGGACTTTTTCTAACTTTTTGTTATTTTTACCGTCTTTTTCTAGATACAGTCGCTGTTGCTCTTTGAGGGCTTTAAAAATTTGCGCTCGCTCTTCGCCGTTCGTTATTTCAAGCAGCGCTTGCGCCCAGTTTGCGGGATAACTAAGATAATATTGTCCTACACCCGAAAGAGTTTTTTGCATTCGCTTAGCGTCGCTAATTAGATTATAAACGGGGTAGGTCGGGACGATTTTTAGCGTTTCTCGCTCAGCTATTTCGCAGGAGATTAGTTCTTTTGCTAGTTCGATACGTATTTTTAAAATTTCTTTGATCTGATCGTTTGTGTAGCGATTTGACTTGCGCGAATTTACTTTTTGCATATTTATAAAATTCCTTAAAATTTAAAAATCAGGATATAAAAGTAGATATTTATCATCAAATTTTGCCAAATTTTAAGGTTTAAAATTTGAGCGATTTCTCGCCCAAATTTATCAAATTTTACCTCTTCGGCGTTACCAACATATTGACGTAGCGGCCTTCCAGCAGCGGCTCTTTATCGCGGTCGGAGACGTCTTTTACCATCTCCCATACTTTTTGTAGCATCGCGACGCCGGCTTCGGGATTGCTCATCTCGCGGCCTTTTAGAAATACGCGAAATTTGACGTGTTTGCCGTCTTCTAGAAACTCAAGCGCGTGCTTGACTTTATAGTTGATGTCGTTTTGAGCGATTTTGACGGAGAGCTTGATCTCTTTTATTTCGATCGTTTTTTGCTTTTTCTTGGCCTCTTTTTGCTTTTTTTCCTGCTGATAGCGGAATTTGCCGTAGTCCATTATCTTGCAAACGGGAGGTTTAGCGTCAGGTGCGATTAGCACCAGATCAAGCCCCATTTTATCGGCGATTTTCAAGGCCTCTACTCTTGGGATGACGCCGTATGCGGTGCCGTCGTCCCCCACGCATCTTACTTCGCTCGCTCTGATATCTTCGTTGAGCAACACTTCGTTTTCTTTAGCCAATTAGTTTTTTCCTTTAAGTTGAAATTTGTTGATTATATCCAAAAATATTGTGTTTTTATTGTATTTTTCGTAGAAATTTATTGCGCCGTGACAGTTTTTGCGGATTTTGGTAAAAGCCAGGCTTAGCATAAAGCCGCGCCTAGCTCAAATTTAGCGGATTTTCGCTGCGGTTTCAAAAACTTACCTCGGCGAGTTTTGATTTGAGTAACTCGACGAATTCATCCAGCTTCATATCTTTTTGTTCTCTAGTCGTGCGGTCGCGCAGGGCGATGGCGCTATTTGCCACTTCGTTGTCGCCCAGTACCGCGATCATAGGCACGCGCTGTTTTTCTGCGGTGCGGATGCGTTTGTTTAGGCTCTCGTTCTTGCTCGCGATTTCGCTATCTACGCCGATTTTGCGAAGCTCTTTGGCGACTGTTTTGGCGTAGTCTAGGTGCGCGTCGCTGATCGGCACGATGACTACTTGCGTCGGAGCGACGAAAAACGGTAGCTCGCCGCCCGTGTGCTCGATTAAAATGCCGATAAATCGCTCGAAGCTTCCCAGTAGCGCGCGGTGAAGCATAACCGGTTGCTGGCGCTCGTTATTTGCGTCGATGTAGCCTAAGTCAAAGCGCTCAGGCAGGTTAAAGTCTACCTGTATCGTGCCGCACTGCCATTTTCGTTTTAGTGCGTCGGTGATTTTTATGTCGATTTTTGGGCCGTAGAATGCGCCGCCGCCCTCGTCGATACCGTATTTAAAGCCGTTTTCGTCAAGCGCTTCTTTTAGCGCTTTGGTCGCCGTTTCCCAAATTTCGTCCCCGCCGATAGCTTTTGCAGGCTTGGTCGAAATCTCCATCTCGTAGTGGAAGCCGAAATTTTCCATTATTTTGCCGGCAAATTTTAAAATTTCTAGGATATTTTCTTTTATCTGGCTCGGCATACAAAAGATGTGCGAGTCGTCCTGGGCAAATTCGCGCACCCTGAAAAGTCCGTGCAAAACGCCGCTTTTTTCGTGGCGATGCACGACGCCGTATTCGAAAAATTTAAGCGGCAAATCGCGGTATGAGCGGATGTCGCTTTGATAGACCTTGATGTGGCCGACGCAGTTCATCGGCTTTATTCCGTATTCTGCCTCGTCTATCGTCGTAAAGTACATATTTTCTTTATAATTTGCGTAGTGGCCGCTCTTTTTCCACACGTCGGCTTTTAGTAGCTCGGGGCCTCTAACCGGCTCGTAGCCGCGGTCTCGGTGGGCTTTGTATAAAATTTGCTCTAGCTTTGAGCGCAAGCGTCCGCCGTTTGGTAGCCAGATCGGCAGACCGCCGCCGACCTCTTCGTCAAATGTAAATAACTTCATCTCGACGCCAAGCTTTCTGTGGTCGCGTTTTTTGGCCTCTTCGATGATGCGGATGTGCTCTTTTAGGCTCTCTTTATCGGCAAATGCGGTGCCGTAGATGCGGTTTATCATCTCGCGCGTCTCGTCGCCGCCAAGATACGCGCCGGCTACTCGCGTTAGTTTAAAAAATCTTAAAAATTTGGTATTTGGCAAGTGCGGTCCGCGGCACAAATCCTCGAAATTTCCTTGCTTGTAGCTACTGACTTCGCCCTCGGGGATACGTTTTAGTACCTCTTGTTTTAGCTCGTCGTCTTTAAATTTATCGCTCATCGCGGTTTTGGTCGAGCAGGTTTTGACGATGTCCTGTTTTGCTTCGGCTAGCTCTTTCATCTTGGCTTCTATCGCCTCTAGATCCTCGTCGCTAAGCTTGCTGTTGGCCTCGTCGACTTTAAAATCATAATAAAATCCGTCCTCGACGTTTGGTCCGACGAAAAATTTAGCCTGCGGATAAAGCTCTTTGATAGCCTGCGCCATGAGGTGCGCACAGGAGTGTCTGATGACGTTTAGCGCGTCGGGGGAGTTGTCAAAATAAATCGGTTCTGCGGCGTTTTCTCGCCCGTTGATACTCTGGGTATCGACTATGTTTCCATCCAGTTTGTATGCGATGATATCGCTCATTTTACGTCCTTTTTATCGAAACATCTTTCTTACGCTGAAAGAATTGGGCTTGATTTTAGCTAAAATGTTTTTAAGCTTTACTTAATGTTTTATTTGATTTGGGTTTAAACGGCGGTCAAATTCAAATTCTAAATATAGTATAATATATTGATTAAAATCTAAATATTGTTAAATCGGTAATATTCCCAATATAGTTTATTATATTTTAAGAAAACTAACGCTAATATTTCACCGAATGGATCATGCATTTATCTCGTCTTTGCATTGTTTTGATTCATTTTTCTCCCAAATTGCGCAAAGGAGTGGTTGCCTTTGCGCCTTAATCTTTAAATTTATTCCCAAAAAACCTGCATAAATTTGATGCTAACGAGTTAAATTTTAGAAAATAAATACATTTTGGCTTTAGTTTGCAAATTTGACGCATTGGATTTAAGATGCGAAATAAGTAAAATTTGATGAAATTTGAATAAAAAGAAGCGAAATGGTGGCCCCGAATGGACTAAAACTATACCGCTTTACATACGATAAAATAGCAGTTTAAGGTTTAAAATTGGAATATTTCTTACCCAATTTCTTACCTAATTGTGATTATTGCCTTTTGGCTTAGCATAAATTTTAACATCTCGCTTGCCAAATTCGTAATAGTCTATGCCGGTTATTTGGTAGGTGTTGCCTCTAAATTTGATCTCGTAGTCGATCAGGCTCTTATCCTTTAAAGCCTCATTGAAATTTACCGTGAATAAAATCTCGGCTTCAGATTGAATTTGCGCTCGCTCATAAGCCTCTTTCGCCGATAGCTGCCTTACATAAGCCCAAACATCTTTTAGCAAGTATTGCTGCTGTTTTTCAACCTCGCCGTATTCGTTCGTAGTCGAGACGTAACCTAATATACTGATCTTTTTATCTTTTATCATCACAAAGCCTTTCAAATTCTGTTAAATGTTCGCACAACCCGACGTAAGCGTTTAGTAGCGATGCCGTGCCGTCTATTCTTTGGCGCGGATTGTTGCTTTTTACGGGGATTATATTTGCGTTTCTATCCTCTACGACTCCAGTATTACTCAAGCACCATTTTAGGATCGGGCTGTTGTTGTAATTTACCCTTTTAGCCTGCAAGTCGGCTCCTAGGATTTGCAAGGGCAGCGATAAGGTTTTAGCTCCCTGAATACATCTGATCATCTTAAAGCCCTCCGTTTGCATTTCCTCTACCCAGTAGCGAGCCGAATAGCTATCGTAGTAAACCCATAGCACCATAACCCCGTTTTGTTTTACTTGTTCTAAATACCACGCCGTAACGTCCGAATAGTCGATAGTGTTTCCGTCGCAAAGCCTTAAAAGCCCGTTTGCGTGCCAAATATCGTAAGGTATCTTGTCTTCTTTGATCCTAGTCTCTAGATTATCCCTAGGTATCCAATACATCTGCTTAACTAATCTTTCGCCGCCGCTTATCGTTACTAGCGTAGCGCAGGTTAAATCAGTCGTTATTGATAGATTGGCCCCGCCTATGGCGTATACGTTCTTAAATTTAGCCTCGTCGTAGGTTGTTGGATTGTTGATGACGTCAAAGCTTAGCCAAGCATTGCGCGAGCTTTCTCTGATATTAAAATCTTTAGTAAGAATACCGATTAAATCTTTCGGGCTATTTTTGGCTCTTTTGGCCTTATCTGACAAGTCGGTGTATTTTTTGATGCTTCCTAGCCCCGGATTTGCTTTGATCCATTTTTTCTCGTCTTTCCATTCGTCTTTGCTATCAAGCTCATAGATAATAGGCAAAAAGCTATCGTCTTTAAAAATGCCGTCTGCGATATTACAAGCATATTCGTAAATATCATCGAATATACACTCCCTGACCGTGCCGGCAGTCGTGATCATAATTACCAACGGCTCGCGGCGCGCAGATTGGCTTTGCTTCATAACCTCGTAAAGATTTCTGTCTTTTACGCCGTGGAGCTCGTCGATAACTACCAAATGAGAATTGAGCCCGTCTAGAGTGTTGCTATTCTTGCCTAACGGCATCATCTTAGACATATTAAGAGAAAAATATAAATCGCTCTTTCTCTTTTTTAGAAATTTGCTAAGTTGCGGGCTTTGTTTGACCATGTTTAGGGTTTCGTCAAATACGATCTTAGCTTGCTCTTTTTTGGTAGCCACCGAATAAACCTCTGCGCCGGCTTCGCCGTCGGCGATCAGCATATAAAGGCTAAGGCCTGCTAATAGCGAGCTTTTACCGTTTTTTCTAGCCACCATAAAAAAGGCCTCTTTGTATTTTCTTAGCCCCGTTTTTTTATCCACAAAGCCGAATAGTGCAGAGATAAAAGCTTTTTGAAATAGATCGAGCTTTAATGGACTGCCGGCCCATTCGCCCTTTGAGTGTTTGCAAAATTTCTCTATAAATTCGATAGGCCTTAAGGCTTTTTTCTCGTCGAATTTATACTGGCCGCTTTTGTCTTTCATGTCGTTTATCAGTTTGGAGTAAATTTTTTCTACTCTTTTGCTGACTAATATTTCGCCCGATTTGATTTTGCGATAATACTCTTTTACGAAGTTCATTATTTGCTCGAGATGAAATTTATCAGCTCGCTATCGTCGGCGGGAGACGGATTTTTATCTATCAGCTCCATAAGCTGCCTATACACTAGCGAATACCGCTGAATAGTCGTGTTGTAGCTTTTTAGCGCAGAATTCTCCCTAATAAAGCTTTGTTTGCCCTGGTTAAATTCCTCTAAAATTTCGCCTTTTTCTACTACTTCTTTAAGTCTTTGCATGGTTTTATTCATAAATTTTAACTCGATTACCAAATCTTTGGCCACTTTTTGCCTACTTTGCGGCGCAAGCTTAATAAGCTCGTCTAGTTCGTCATTGCTTGATATTTTTCTTGTTTTTGCCATATTGACCCCCTTGTGGTTTTGTCTTGGAGGGATTTTAGAAGCTCCCCCGCCGATTTTCCCCGAAACTTAGACTAAACTTAAGACGGGGGCTACTTAGCTAAAATCTATCCAAAGACCTTAACTAAATCGCCGTTCTCGTCAAATTTTAATCCCTCTACCGTGCAACTTCTCTCAAAGTGTTCTTTGTTGTGGCAGTCCTGACAAAGCAGCTCCAGGTTCTCCCAATGCAATGTTAAATTAAAATCGTTCTGATTGGCTTTGCTTAGATGCTTTTTGTGATGGACTATCCTACCTATGCCGCCGCAACGCTCGCATATTCCATTTTGAGAAATATAATAAGCGTTGCGCGTCTTTTTCCAATTTTGGCTTTGATAGAATTTATTATCAATGCTTCTCATCTACTAAACCCGGCTTTGAGCGATAACGCTTTTAAGAGATTATCTATAACCTTGCCTAGCTTCTCGCTCTCGCTTTGCTCGGCGTTATACCAAAGTATCAAGATAAATTTACTTAGTTGTTTGGCTAGCGGCTCTTTTTCTTGCGCCTGCTTGTTTAGCCCGGTACTTACCTCGATATAATCAGGGATTGCATTTAGCAACCCCTTTATTATTTCGTCGTTCTCGTCGCCGTCGAGCCTTAGCCACTCTCTAGCTTCTGCGACTTCTATCATTACGCCGCCCTTGTTAGCTTGATAAAGGCTTCGTCTACTATCGGCTTGCAGTCGGCTATCGCCAAAGCCCTATAATCTATCTTGCCGGACTTAAAGCTTGACTGCGTTGAGCTTTCAAGCATTATGCCGCTAGGTAGGTTATAGCCTAGGTAGTCGAAGTTTCCGAATATTACATTATCGTTTGCCATGTAGTCATCCACTATAACCTCAAAGCCTAATATCTTACCTACGTTCTCGCTCTTTGGATCAAGTACGAATATCGGGCGTCCGTTCGTGTCGGTTAGTCCGTAGAATAGATTAAATAGCGTTGCGTTGCTCATCACCCATTTAGCGTTTGATGCATAGCCTCGCTTTAACGCTCCCGCTACTTTTACCACGTCGGCATAAGTTAATCCGGCTTTTTTGAATTCAAAGTGGTTGCTATCTTTTACCCAAGATATACCGCTTAGCACGCCTTTGCCCTGATTAGTGCCCGTGCCGTTAATAAGTGCATCCGAGATACAATTCATTACAGAGCTTTGGAGTTCCTCTATGATGTAGGTCTCAAATGCCGATACGCTCATTTTTGAGGCGGCTACCGATAGAGAAAAGACTTTCATTATCTCGTAGGCTTTAAAATTAACTATTGCAATATCCGGTCTTTCCTCGCTCACGTCTGCGCCCTCTGTGTGCCAGCTGGCTTTAGAAGTTGGAGTTCCTACCGGTATATCGATATTAGACGGCATCGCAAAGCCTCTTGAAACCCCAATTACGCCGCCTTGCGTTCTAGCCTTACTTATTACTTCGTTTAGCGTAGATGTAGGGATTACGCCTGCGACATTGCTTAAGTTTGCAAAGCCGGACGCTCTTAGCTCCATCTGTGCCGTGTTCATAGCTCTTTGTTCGGTCGCATTTAGCGGTTGATTTAGCAAGGTTTTGAAAAAGGCTTGTTTATATTCGCTTGTGCCAAATACGTCTTTTGGCTCTGCGCTTCTTACTTCAAAGCCCATATTGTCAAGCTCTTTTAAGCCGTCCTCTTTGCTTCTAGTCTGCTTTTCGCCTAGATGCGCTTTAGCTTCTTTTAGGCCGTCGATTTCGATATTTATCTCATTCATATCGATATTGGCGTTAGTGTTGATCTCTTGCTTGATCTCCTGCGCTCTAGCTTCGATTTCTTTTAGGGTTTTTGTTTTGTAGTGGTTAAAGGCTTCCGCCACGGTATTAAATTTCATCGTTTTTCCTTTAGTGTAAAATTATGTTGTTTAGTTCGATAAGCTTTTTTGTCCGCTCGTCGTCGTTAAAAGCGTTTATCCTACTCCTAGCCTCTACGCTTGTCGCGCTGTATGCAGGATATGGCGTTACGCTAACCTCATATACCTTGTCTATCTTATGAATAGTTCGGGTATTGCTCGCTCTGTCGTAGCTGTCTCCGCCCTCGCTCACTTTAAAGCCGAAACTCATTGCCGTTAAGTCTCCGCGCTTTACAGCGGCGTATATCGATTTGGCTTCCGCCGTATCGGGTAAAGTAGCTATCATTTCAAGCCCTGCCGAGCTTTTATTAAATTTCATCGTTTTTGGAGTTCTTGCTAGCGGCACTTTTGAATTATCGTGGTTGTATAAAAGCCTCGTGTCGCTTAGATCGCACCCATCAAGCGCGGTAGGCAATATAACCTCGTTGTAGCTTAGTCCGCTATCGTTTATGGTGGCCGTTTGGTTAAAGACTATCGGCAAGCCCGTTAGTATCATGTCTTCGCTCGCCTTAATCTCGCAACTTCTGATTTCTTTCATTTTTACTCTCCTACCTGATATTTATTAGCTTTGTCTGCATCTACTACGTTAAGCGTTTGAAGTCTTTTGTCTCCGTCTTGCACGGCTGGCAGATTTAAAATTTCTAATGCCTGATTTATACTAAGCAGTCCGTAGGGCATAAGCTCGGAAATTAAATTTATTTTAGTGGCATTGCTTGAAAATTGAAGTCTGCCGCTCTCAAATGTAATATAGTTTTTAAATTTAATCTCTCTTTGGGTGAAAATCTTTCTAGTAAATTCTAAGCTCATCTGCACGGCCAAGGGCTCTATTACGCTTTCGTAAAAAGCTCCCCATTCGTTCTCGTTATAATTACTCTTTACGATATTTTCGCTAATACCCAAATAGTCGTAAATTTTATTTTTTATCGCTGCTAGCTGTTTATCGTCTATGCTTACGGGCTTACTCTCGATCGGTAGAAACGAGCTTTTGGCGTCTGTTATTACTACGCCGCCGTTATTAGACACGCCTAAAAAGTCTTTTATAAACCGCTCGCGCATCTTTGTCATTTCGGCATCGGGTAGCACCTGCTCGTATTTCATAATGCCTCTGATATTAGCCCCGGCTTTTATGGCGGTATTTAGCCCCTCGTTTTGAGTATGGGCCAAATCTAAGGTATTGTTGATCGCATCGTTGCTGTCGCCGAAATATTTAGAGCCGTTAAAATGGCGTCTTAGGTGAATGATATTTTTGTATTTTTGGATTAACTCCCCGTCTTTAGCGATAAACCTAATATAAAGCTCTCCGCGTCCGTCCTGCAAAAATGCCGCATTGGTCGCATCGATAGGATAAAAGCCTTTGATGCCCGTTTCGTCCTCGTCTATCAAGATAAAGGCGTTATTATGAATATAAAGGCGAGTTACCACCTTATACAAAAAATCGTAAGCGTTCATTAGTTCATTTGGCTGAATTTGGAGTAAGTAGTTAATGTTGCTTACGGCCTGCTTGTTTAGCTCGTCTTTGATGACGTGCGAGCCTTTGAGTTTTGCAGCGTTTCTTGCTATCGCATCGATCGCCCCTCTGTAAATGTCGCTTGAGTATGCATCGCCGCCGAATGCTCCAAATGCGTTTTGGTTAGCGATCAGGCTAAATTCTTGCGGCTTGGGTTTTCTTTTGAAAAAGTTAAAAATCGTCTTCATCTCCTAGCTTCCTGATATTTGGATATTCCACGATCTCGCCGTCTTTAATGATGGCGGCTACGAATTTTATATGTATGCCCATAACTCTTTTCCCGTTTTCGTTAAGCCATAGCATAGATTTATCTTGCACGACTTCGTCGCAGGTCCGGCAGGGCTGATTAGTAAAAAGCACGGTTATCATAAAGCTTATTATATCTTTTTATTGTAAAGTTTTCAATACTAAATATAATAAAATCTCTATATATAGGCATTATATTAAGTATTGAAAAGTAGATTAGGGTATTTTAAACCCTAATCTAACCTCTTATTTTAAAACCCTGTATCAGGGCTGATCCTAGCTAGGACAATATCGCTTCCCTAGTGCGCTTCCCATATCTACAAAGCCGGTAGGG includes these proteins:
- a CDS encoding DUF3137 domain-containing protein; translation: MGEKPARNLSENAQNSAQSELSPELKELENERVNLVAAIKKANLIGIGVGICAGAAIAYLLDAIFGVMLGAISYAATTSLLTASKRREFRANFKRQIIENIVKKYGLSYDKDRGLGLDDFFTIYDCTVHQWSSEDLVEGDIDGVSVKFSDFYAAKKVKKKNSTETVVLFRGVLFKADFNKTLSSITQISHVNSGNLAIYGKKANMDDVRFEEMFDVYTTDQIGARYALSPALMEKFTQLCLRLDAPVNAVLKGSQIFIAVETWRDDFEPQLGKSLMDEATLTAYESEIESFTQIIKELNLNRKIW
- the infC gene encoding translation initiation factor IF-3 gives rise to the protein MAKENEVLLNEDIRASEVRCVGDDGTAYGVIPRVEALKIADKMGLDLVLIAPDAKPPVCKIMDYGKFRYQQEKKQKEAKKKQKTIEIKEIKLSVKIAQNDINYKVKHALEFLEDGKHVKFRVFLKGREMSNPEAGVAMLQKVWEMVKDVSDRDKEPLLEGRYVNMLVTPKR
- the thrS gene encoding threonine--tRNA ligase, translating into MSDIIAYKLDGNIVDTQSINGRENAAEPIYFDNSPDALNVIRHSCAHLMAQAIKELYPQAKFFVGPNVEDGFYYDFKVDEANSKLSDEDLEAIEAKMKELAEAKQDIVKTCSTKTAMSDKFKDDELKQEVLKRIPEGEVSSYKQGNFEDLCRGPHLPNTKFLRFFKLTRVAGAYLGGDETREMINRIYGTAFADKESLKEHIRIIEEAKKRDHRKLGVEMKLFTFDEEVGGGLPIWLPNGGRLRSKLEQILYKAHRDRGYEPVRGPELLKADVWKKSGHYANYKENMYFTTIDEAEYGIKPMNCVGHIKVYQSDIRSYRDLPLKFFEYGVVHRHEKSGVLHGLFRVREFAQDDSHIFCMPSQIKENILEILKFAGKIMENFGFHYEMEISTKPAKAIGGDEIWETATKALKEALDENGFKYGIDEGGGAFYGPKIDIKITDALKRKWQCGTIQVDFNLPERFDLGYIDANNERQQPVMLHRALLGSFERFIGILIEHTGGELPFFVAPTQVVIVPISDAHLDYAKTVAKELRKIGVDSEIASKNESLNKRIRTAEKQRVPMIAVLGDNEVANSAIALRDRTTREQKDMKLDEFVELLKSKLAEVSF
- a CDS encoding phage head closure protein produces the protein MIKDKKISILGYVSTTNEYGEVEKQQQYLLKDVWAYVRQLSAKEAYERAQIQSEAEILFTVNFNEALKDKSLIDYEIKFRGNTYQITGIDYYEFGKRDVKIYAKPKGNNHN
- a CDS encoding terminase large subunit, producing the protein MNFVKEYYRKIKSGEILVSKRVEKIYSKLINDMKDKSGQYKFDEKKALRPIEFIEKFCKHSKGEWAGSPLKLDLFQKAFISALFGFVDKKTGLRKYKEAFFMVARKNGKSSLLAGLSLYMLIADGEAGAEVYSVATKKEQAKIVFDETLNMVKQSPQLSKFLKKRKSDLYFSLNMSKMMPLGKNSNTLDGLNSHLVVIDELHGVKDRNLYEVMKQSQSARREPLVIMITTAGTVRECIFDDIYEYACNIADGIFKDDSFLPIIYELDSKDEWKDEKKWIKANPGLGSIKKYTDLSDKAKRAKNSPKDLIGILTKDFNIRESSRNAWLSFDVINNPTTYDEAKFKNVYAIGGANLSITTDLTCATLVTISGGERLVKQMYWIPRDNLETRIKEDKIPYDIWHANGLLRLCDGNTIDYSDVTAWYLEQVKQNGVMVLWVYYDSYSARYWVEEMQTEGFKMIRCIQGAKTLSLPLQILGADLQAKRVNYNNSPILKWCLSNTGVVEDRNANIIPVKSNNPRQRIDGTASLLNAYVGLCEHLTEFERLCDDKR
- a CDS encoding HNH endonuclease, giving the protein MRSIDNKFYQSQNWKKTRNAYYISQNGICERCGGIGRIVHHKKHLSKANQNDFNLTLHWENLELLCQDCHNKEHFERSCTVEGLKFDENGDLVKVFG
- a CDS encoding head-tail connector protein encodes the protein MIEVAEAREWLRLDGDENDEIIKGLLNAIPDYIEVSTGLNKQAQEKEPLAKQLSKFILILWYNAEQSESEKLGKVIDNLLKALSLKAGFSR
- a CDS encoding phage major capsid protein, with the translated sequence MKFNTVAEAFNHYKTKTLKEIEARAQEIKQEINTNANIDMNEINIEIDGLKEAKAHLGEKQTRSKEDGLKELDNMGFEVRSAEPKDVFGTSEYKQAFFKTLLNQPLNATEQRAMNTAQMELRASGFANLSNVAGVIPTSTLNEVISKARTQGGVIGVSRGFAMPSNIDIPVGTPTSKASWHTEGADVSEERPDIAIVNFKAYEIMKVFSLSVAASKMSVSAFETYIIEELQSSVMNCISDALINGTGTNQGKGVLSGISWVKDSNHFEFKKAGLTYADVVKVAGALKRGYASNAKWVMSNATLFNLFYGLTDTNGRPIFVLDPKSENVGKILGFEVIVDDYMANDNVIFGNFDYLGYNLPSGIMLESSTQSSFKSGKIDYRALAIADCKPIVDEAFIKLTRAA
- a CDS encoding HK97 family phage prohead protease; this translates as MKEIRSCEIKASEDMILTGLPIVFNQTATINDSGLSYNEVILPTALDGCDLSDTRLLYNHDNSKVPLARTPKTMKFNKSSAGLEMIATLPDTAEAKSIYAAVKRGDLTAMSFGFKVSEGGDSYDRASNTRTIHKIDKVYEVSVTPYPAYSATSVEARSRINAFNDDERTKKLIELNNIILH
- a CDS encoding phage portal protein, with protein sequence MKTIFNFFKRKPKPQEFSLIANQNAFGAFGGDAYSSDIYRGAIDAIARNAAKLKGSHVIKDELNKQAVSNINYLLQIQPNELMNAYDFLYKVVTRLYIHNNAFILIDEDETGIKGFYPIDATNAAFLQDGRGELYIRFIAKDGELIQKYKNIIHLRRHFNGSKYFGDSNDAINNTLDLAHTQNEGLNTAIKAGANIRGIMKYEQVLPDAEMTKMRERFIKDFLGVSNNGGVVITDAKSSFLPIESKPVSIDDKQLAAIKNKIYDYLGISENIVKSNYNENEWGAFYESVIEPLAVQMSLEFTRKIFTQREIKFKNYITFESGRLQFSSNATKINLISELMPYGLLSINQALEILNLPAVQDGDKRLQTLNVVDADKANKYQVGE